The stretch of DNA TTTCCTTCAAACCGCATTCCCGCGGACCGTATTCCGGCCGGCATTCCCCGGCCCATGGGGACGACGCCCACGGGGCTGGCTCACGAGAACGGACAACGGCACGGTCCGCGCACACGACTGCGGCCCGGAGGCTGAAAGCCTCCGGGCCGCAGTCCGGGGTGGGCGATACTGGGTTCGAACCAGTGACCTCTTCGGTGTGAACGAAGCGCTCTCCCACTGAGCTAATCGCCCCGGGCGCAGGCAGAACATTACCGCATGTCAGCGGCGGCCCGCACCACCCTCGACGCCCCCGGGGCCGGGGTATGCACCGGCGTCACTCGTCGATGTTCCAGGGCAGTTCGAGGCCGAACTTCCACACGTACACCCCGACCAGAATCACGATGATCACCAGACCCACGACGGTCAGGATGATGTTGCGCCTGCGCACCTTCGGATCGAGGGCCCGGTGCGCCGCCTCGGTGACCTTGCGCTTGGTCCAGCGCAGTACGAGCTGGGCCCAGACGAACTCGGTCGCCCAGATCGCCATGCCGCCGAATATCACGAGCCAGCCGGGACCGGGCAGGACGAGCATCAGCAGCCCGGCCACGACCACGGCGAGGCCGACGACGAAGACGCCGACCTGCCAGCTCAGGTGGAGGGTCCTGCGCGCCTGGACGAACCGCGGCGCCCTCGAACCCAGCTCGCGCTCCCCGGAGCCGCCCTTCGCGTCCGCCTCACCCGCACCCCCGGCGACCACGCCGGCCTCACCCGCCTCGTCACTCCCCGTATTCATGGGGCCAGACCTTACCCGACCGAAACGGCTCACCGGAATGGCCGAATCGGACTAAACATGACTCCGCCGTACGAGCGACGCAAAGCCCTTCAATCCACTCAGAGGGGTTTACAACGGCACCATAGGTGGCATGTCGATTTCGCCGACGTGCGAATCCCCGAGCGCACACTGAGCGAAAGGCCCTGGCGCTTATGAACACCACGGTCAGCTGCGAGCTGCACCTGCGCCTCGTTGTGTCGAGCGAGTCCTCACTTCCTGTACCCGCAGGACTGCGGTATGACACGGCCGATCCCTACGCCGTGCACGCCACCTTCCACACCGGAGCCGAGGAAACCGTCGAGTGGGTGTTCGCCCGCGACCTCCTCGCCGAGGGCCTGCACCGGCCCACGGGCACCGGAGACGTCCGAGTCTGGCCGTCCCGTAGCCACGGACAGGGCGTTGTCTGCATCGCCCTCAGCTCCCCCGAAGGTGAGGCCCTGCTCGAAGCCCCGGCGCGGGCACTGGAATCCTTCCTGAAGCGGACGGACGCCGCTGTGCCACCAGGCACGGAACACCGTCACTTCGACCTCGATACGGAGCTCTCGCACATCCTGGCGGAAAGCTGACGCTGGGGCGGGAGAGCCGCCCGGACCGCCCGACTCGGGGCGGCGGTACGGGTCACCACAACCGCACAAGGAACGTATCGGCGCCGTCACCGCGGGGAACCGCGGCGGCGGCGCCGATACGTTCCCATCGAGCCCTGGGGCCCCCGGAGGGAAGGGCGAGGCGCTAGCATCGGCCAGCACCGGCGGACGTGTGCCCGCCTCAGGCCAGGGAGTGAATCGTGCTGATCACCCACGACACCCGGTGCGCGCTGGAAGCCGTCGTCGATCTGGTGAACACCGCCCCCGAGGGCGAGCACCCCGACGGGCTGGCCGATCTGCGGGACCTGGAAGAGTTCGTGCGCGGCCACAGCATCAGCGACACGGGGACGCTCCGTGAGCGGGACCTCACGGCGGTGCGGGACATCAGGGGACGTTTCACCGAGGTCTTCGGCGCCCGGAACCCGGCCTCCGCCGCGGCCCTCATCAACGAACTGGTCGCCGCCGCGGGAACCACGCCGCGGCTGACCGACCACGACGGGTACGCCTGGCACGTGCACTATTTCGCACCGGGCGCCTCCGTGGCCGACCACCTCGCGGCCGACTGCGGGATGGCCCTCTCCTTCATCGTGGTCGCGGACGAGCGGGAGCGGCTGCGTCGCTGCGAGGCGCCCGACTGCCGTCGGGCCTTCGTGGACCTCTCGCGCAACCGTTCCCGGCGCTACTGCTCCAGCCGCACCTGCGGGAACCGGCTCCACGTGGCCGCCTACCGGGCACGCAGGAAGGAGGCGGCGGGCTGAGGGCGCCGCCCCGACCGAGTCAGGGGCGGCTCGGGCGTTCAGGTTCCCGACCTCTCAGAGCAGGAGCAGGTCGTGCACGGCTCCCATCAGGATCAGCGTGCCGACGATGGTCAGGAAGAGCATGAGCGGCGGCTGGGAGAGTGCGAAGAGACAGCCTCGGCGCTCCGGCTCGGGCACCGGGACCGGGACACTCACCGGGGCGTGGGCCGGTCTCTCCGCCGCGTCCACCGCCACCCCGCTCGCCGCCGTGCCCTCCGATGTCGCCCCGTCCGCCGTCGCGTCGGCGGAACCGGACGGCGGGACGGGGCGCCGGACCGTCTCCTCGTACACGGGCGCCTCAGCGGCGGCGGAAGGCCGAGTGCGGCGGCCGACGGGGCACTCCCCTGTGCGGGGTTCGGGAATGACCGGCCGGGGCCGGGTCTCGCACGCGGGGGCCAGGGCGTCCACGAGGCACCCGACGCGGTGCGCCTCGGGCAACGGCGGAACGGCCCCGGACGTGGGGACGGTAGACGTGGGGACGGTAACGGAGCGCGGGCCACCCTGGGCGGGGATGACCGGGGCGGTGGGCTCGGCTGGGACGGCAGGGGCCACGTCCAGTGAAGTCTCGCTCATGACGCTGTGATCATGACGCACCGAGCCCCGGAAGAGGGCTCAAAACTCTCCACCGGCAAGGGAGTTCACCGGTTCACGGTACGTGTTCGATTGACGCCGCCGAGCGAGGTCTCTGTGAGCTGCCGGATCGTATCGCGATCCGAACACGCCCGTCTCGCATGGCGGACAGGGGGTGGAGGTGCCGGTCCGGGTCCGCTGTCGAGCCGCCGCCGTGAAACGCGCCCTGACCGGCCGCACGCCCGCGACCAGCGCCTGAGCGGTCCCCGCGTGCTGTCAGATGCCGTGCTTCTTCAGGATCGCCTCGATGTCGCTGAAGTCCTCCGACGGCTCGGCGCCACCGCGCGGCTTGCCCTTGGAGGCCTCGGGCGGCGCCGTGGCGGGGGCTGAGCGCCTCGCCGGGGCCCGCCCGACGGCGGGGGCGGGCGCGGGCGCGGAGGCCCCGGGCTCGACCGCCTGACGGCGGGAGGCGGCGCGTGCGGCCCTGCGCTCCTTACGGGTCCCGACGGTGCGCCGCTCGACGGCGCGGGTGGTGAGGAACAGCAGCCACGCCACCGCGAGCACACCGAACCCCGCCCAGGCCGTCGGGCTGAAGGCCGTGTCGGCCACCCACTGCACGGCGCCGGTCATGACCAGGCCGACGGGCACCAGGGAGTAGGCCGCCAGACGGGCGGCCGCGAGGAAGCGCTTGCGGTACGCCGTGATGGCGGCGATGCCCAATCCGGCCGCGGACACGGCGGAGCAAACGGTCTCGGCAAGCATCCGGCCCTCCAGGCATCGGCTTCGTTTCTCACCCGGGCCCAGGCTCGATCATGCGATCGGAGTCCGCGACGGCCCGTGTATCTCCCTCCATCCTGCACCGCCCCGCCCCTTCGCGGCCATGGTGCTAACCCCCCTTCGCCGCATCTCCGGGTCATCTCGGGGTCCGGGTCATCCCCAGGTCGCGGTTGGTGGAGCAGGGCACTGCTGGGAGACTGGGCGCATGAGCGACCCCACCACCTCAGACGCCCCCGTCGTCCTGGACGTCTGGTGCGAACTCCAGTGCCCTGACTGCCGGAGCGCCCTGGACGATCTGCGCGCCCTTCGTGAGCGGTTCGGCGACCGCCTGGAGATGCGGCTGCGCCATTTCCCGCTGGAGAAGCACACCCACGCCTTCGCCGCCGCGCAGGCCGCGGAGGAGGCCATTGAGCAGGGGCAGGGCGTGCCGTACGTGGAGGCGGTACTCGGCCACGTCGAGGAGCTGGCCCGGCGGGGCGAACCGTTCCTGGTCGACGTGGCGCGCGAACTCGGGATGGACACCGAGGAACTCGACATCGCACTCATCGACGGGCGCCACATCCTGACCGTCGACGCCGACCAGGCCGAGGGCAAGGCGATCGGCGTCACAGGCACCCCGACCTATGTGATCGGCGGGGAGCTGCTGGACGGCGGCAAGAGCCAGGAAGGACTGCGCGAACGGATCGAGGAGATCACCGAGAGGCTGTTGGCGGCCGACGGGGCCTCCTGACCGACCCCTGCCGACGTCCGCCCTCGGGATGAATCCCTGCCGGGCGGGCGTCGGCGTTCCGTCCTCACGTTCCTCCGGTGTCACCGGGGCGCATCCCCGGTCAGCCGGGATCAGGACAGTGACTTGTACAGGTAGTGGGCGGTGGGCAGATAGCCGAGGGAGGCGTACAGGCGTATCGCCGGTGTGTTGCCCGAGAAGACGTTGAGGGCGATCGTGTCCCGGCCGGCCGACACGGCCACCGACTCGGCGGCCAGCATCAGCGTGCGGCCGTGTCCCCGGCCGCGGAACTCCGGCCTGACCTCGATGTTGAGGATGTAGGCGTCCTCCGGGCGCACGCTGATGAAGAGATCACCGACGGGCACCCCCTCGTGTTCGAGGACGGTCAGCGACATGCCGGGTGAGTCCAGTCCGTCGGGCAGGTCCCTGGCGTGGTCGGCCTCCGACTTGGCGCGGGCCTCGCTCTCCGGCACCCCCCTGTCGATCCAGCTCTTGGCGTACCCCTCCTTGCCCGCCGCCAGCCACGGGCCGTACTCCTCGGGTGTCATCCGCCGGGAGAGGCTGCCTTCGGGCAGTGCGGGCGCCCCCGCCGTCAGTGTCTTGGCCAGGTGGCGGTTGCGCTCGGTGTATCCGAGGGCCTCGGCGAGCCGGAGGGCGGCGAAGGCCTCGGCCGGCACGGTCGTCTCGATCCGCCCGCATCTCCAGTCGCGGAAGATCTCCTCGGCGGCGAGAGCGGCGACGGTGGCCCGGCCCCGGCCCCGCTCCCCCTCGTCGATACGCAGGTCGGTTATCCGTCCCACGGAAGGACCGAACACGGGGTGGGTGGCGAGGTCGGCGGTGCCCACGGGACGGCTGTTGACACACACCTGGTACTGGCGTGTGCGGGTTCCGTCCTCGGCGTACTGAAGCGGCCCGGTCGGCCGCAGGGTGGTGGTCACACAGGGTTTCTACCCCCGGAGAGGCCGTTCGTCATCCACGAGGGGTGCTCACAGAACGCCGGACGTGGCCGGAGCGGTCATCCGCGTGGGGCCACCGGGTCGGGGTCGGCCGCGGCGCGCTCGGCGAAGATCCGCATCGCCTTGGCGGTCACGGGGCCCGGTTCCGGGGCCAGTTCACGGCCGTCGACACGGTGCACGGCCTGGACGTCACGCAGGGTCGAGGTCAGGAAGATTTCCTCGGCGCGCCTCAGTACGTCGAGGGGGAGATCGCTCTCGTGAGCCCCTGTCCACTCCACGGTCAGCGCGCGGGTGATGCCCGCGAGGCAGCCGGAGGCGAGGGCCGGAGTGTGGATCTGGCCTTCGAGGACGACGAAGACGTTCGACCCCGTGCCCTCGCACAGCCGGCCCACGGTGTTGGCGAACAGGGCCTCGGACGCACCCTGTTCGCGGGCGCGGGCCAGGGCGACGACGTTCTCCGCGTACGACGTGGTCTTCAGGCCGCTGACGGCACCCCGCTCGTTGCGCACCCAGGGGACGGTGACCGCCGCTGTGGTGTCGGGGCGGCGCGGGGCCTCCCCGACGGCCACGACAAGGGTGGGTGCGGCGTCCCCGCGCTCGGAGCCGAGCGGGGAGAGGCCACCGGTGTAGGTGATGCGGAGCCTGGCGAGCGGAAGGGGGCCCGCCGCTTCCAGGACCGCGGCGCAGCCTCGGCGCACC from Streptomyces tsukubensis encodes:
- a CDS encoding aminotransferase class IV is translated as MNGTAIWLDGRLWERDDAQVSVLDHGLTVGDGVFETVKAVAGEPFALTRHLDRLAASARGLGLPEPDRDEVRRGCAAVLEAAGPLPLARLRITYTGGLSPLGSERGDAAPTLVVAVGEAPRRPDTTAAVTVPWVRNERGAVSGLKTTSYAENVVALARAREQGASEALFANTVGRLCEGTGSNVFVVLEGQIHTPALASGCLAGITRALTVEWTGAHESDLPLDVLRRAEEIFLTSTLRDVQAVHRVDGRELAPEPGPVTAKAMRIFAERAAADPDPVAPRG
- a CDS encoding GNAT family N-acetyltransferase, which encodes MTTTLRPTGPLQYAEDGTRTRQYQVCVNSRPVGTADLATHPVFGPSVGRITDLRIDEGERGRGRATVAALAAEEIFRDWRCGRIETTVPAEAFAALRLAEALGYTERNRHLAKTLTAGAPALPEGSLSRRMTPEEYGPWLAAGKEGYAKSWIDRGVPESEARAKSEADHARDLPDGLDSPGMSLTVLEHEGVPVGDLFISVRPEDAYILNIEVRPEFRGRGHGRTLMLAAESVAVSAGRDTIALNVFSGNTPAIRLYASLGYLPTAHYLYKSLS
- a CDS encoding CGNR zinc finger domain-containing protein, encoding MLITHDTRCALEAVVDLVNTAPEGEHPDGLADLRDLEEFVRGHSISDTGTLRERDLTAVRDIRGRFTEVFGARNPASAAALINELVAAAGTTPRLTDHDGYAWHVHYFAPGASVADHLAADCGMALSFIVVADERERLRRCEAPDCRRAFVDLSRNRSRRYCSSRTCGNRLHVAAYRARRKEAAG
- a CDS encoding DsbA family protein, with product MSDPTTSDAPVVLDVWCELQCPDCRSALDDLRALRERFGDRLEMRLRHFPLEKHTHAFAAAQAAEEAIEQGQGVPYVEAVLGHVEELARRGEPFLVDVARELGMDTEELDIALIDGRHILTVDADQAEGKAIGVTGTPTYVIGGELLDGGKSQEGLRERIEEITERLLAADGAS
- a CDS encoding SsgA family sporulation/cell division regulator, producing MNTTVSCELHLRLVVSSESSLPVPAGLRYDTADPYAVHATFHTGAEETVEWVFARDLLAEGLHRPTGTGDVRVWPSRSHGQGVVCIALSSPEGEALLEAPARALESFLKRTDAAVPPGTEHRHFDLDTELSHILAES
- a CDS encoding TIGR02611 family protein is translated as MNTGSDEAGEAGVVAGGAGEADAKGGSGERELGSRAPRFVQARRTLHLSWQVGVFVVGLAVVVAGLLMLVLPGPGWLVIFGGMAIWATEFVWAQLVLRWTKRKVTEAAHRALDPKVRRRNIILTVVGLVIIVILVGVYVWKFGLELPWNIDE